The Desulfobulbus propionicus DSM 2032 DNA segment GCGACGAGGTCTACAACCGAGCCGAGGACAATCCCAATCGGGGATTGGCGGAAATCATTGTCGGCAAGCAACGCAACGGACCGACCGGCATGATCAAGCTCACCTTTCTTGGCGAGTACACCACTTTTGAAAATTACACCAGCCGCCTACCCGGTTCCCATTACCAGCCGGAACCCGGTATGGCCGCTGAATTCGATTTCACCTGATTCGATACCGACCTTCAACCATCTCAACATTCGCACAGCCCGTCATGCAGATCAACGACAAGTACGATTTCAAGGCCATCGAGCAGCGATGGCAGCAACGCTGGGAACAGGAAACGACCAACAAAGTCAGCCATCAACCGGGACGGCCCAAATACTATGTCCTGGAGATGTTCCCCTACCCGTCCGGCCGGATTCACATGGGGCATGTGCGCAACTATTCCATCGGCGATGTCATCGCCCGTTACAAACGGATGCAGGGGTTCAACGTCCTCCATCCCATGGGGTGGGATGCCTTCGGCCTGCCGGCGGAGAATGCGGCCATGAAACGGGGCATCCACCCAGCCTCCTGGACCTATGAGAACATCGACTACATGCGCGGTCAGCTCAAGGCCATGGGCTTAAGCTATGATTGGGACCGGGAACTGGCCACCTGCGGGCCAGAATACTACCGCTGGGAACAGCAGCTGTTTCTCAAGATGCTCGAACGCGGCCTGATTTATCGCAAGGAGACCACGGTCAACTGGTGCGACGACTGCCAGACCGTGCTTGCCCGTGAGCAGGTGATTGACGGCACCTGCTGGCGTTGCGACCAGCCGGTCCTGCCCAAGACCATGCACGGTTGGTTTTTCAAGATCACTGATTATGCCGAGGAATTGCTGGCCGATCTCGATAAACTCGGCGGCTGGCCGGAGAAAGTGGTCACCATGCAGCGCAACTGGATCGGCAAAAGCACTGGCCTGGCCTGCGACTTCAAGGTGGAAGGGACTGACCAGACGATCACCATCTTCACCACCCGGCCGGACACCATTTTTGGCGTTACCTTCATGTCCCTGGCGGTGGAGCATCCCCTGCTCAAGACCCTGACCGCCGGCAAGTCTCAGGAAGCGCAGGTACGAACCTTCATCGAGGAGACCATGGTGGCCAAGCAGCGGGCCAGCCTGGACCAGGAGGTGGAAAAGCGGGGGGTATTCACCGGCAGCTACTGCACCAATCCTTTTACCGGCGAGCGAGTGCCGATCTACGCCGCCAACTTCGTGCTCATGGAGTACGGCACCGGCGCGGTCATGGCTGTTCCCGCCCATGATCAGCGTGATTTTGAATTTGCCCGCAAGTACGACCTGCCGATCCGGGTGGTGGTGCAACCCGAAGGCGATTCCCTGGATCCGGTCACCATGACCGCCGCGTCGGAGGGTCCGGGCATGCTGGTTGCCTCCGGTGCCTTCACTGGCATGGATTCCCTTTCCGCGCAACAGGCGATCATCGACCATGCCCACCAGGCCGGATTCGGACGACCGCATGTCACCTACCGGTTGCGCGATTGGGGTATTTCCCGCCAGCGCTACTGGGGAGCGCCCATCCCGGTGATCCACTGCGACAGCTGCGGCATCGTGCCGGTGCCCGAATCGGACCTGCCCATCCTCCTCCCCGGTGCTGGCGAGCCCAAGGGCAGCCACAGCCCGCTTCATCAGCAAGAAGCGTTCATCGCCACCGCCTGTCCGCGCTGTGGCAAACCCGCCCGCCGGGAAACCGATACCCTCGACACTTTTGTCGAGTCTTCCTGGTACTTTGCCCGCTACACCAATCCAGGACTCGACACCGCGCCCATCGACAGAGAGGCCGCCGCCTACTGGCTGCCGGTGGATCAGTACATCGGCGGGGTGGAGCATGCCATCCTCCATCTGCTCTATGCCCGTTTCTTCACCAAGATGCTGCGCGATCTCGGCTACCTGAGTGTGGATGAGCCCTTCACCAACCTGCTCACCCAGGGCATGGTGATCAAGGATGGCGCCAAGATGTCCAAATCCAAAGGCAACGTGGTCGATCCCAACGAGCTGATCCAACAGTATGGTGCCGATACGGTCCGTCTGTTCTCGTTGTTTGCCGCACCGCCGGAACGGGATCTGGAATGGAACGCCCAGGGCGTGGAAGGCGCCTCGCGCTTCCTCAACCGAGTCTACCGGCTGGTGGTGCAGAATCTTTCCTGCTTCCAACAGCCGGCCGCTGTCGATCTCACCGCCCTCAACGAACCGTCTCGGGCGCTGTATCGTAAAACCCACCAAACCATTCGGCGGGTGACCGAAAGCATCGAGAGCAATTTTCACTTCAATACCGCCATCTCCGGAGTCATGGAACTGGTCAACCTGGCCACCACCCAGACCGACGAGCCCATCGACCCGGCAGTGCAGCGGGAAACCCTGGAAACCATCCTTACCCTGCTCTTTCCCATGGTCCCCCACTTCTGCGAGGAATTGTGGGCGATCTCGGGCCATACCCGGCAGCTCCATCACACCTCCTGGCCTGCCTTCAATATCGAGGCGGCCAAGGAAGATGAGATTACCATCGTCGTCCAGGTCAACGGCAAGGTGCGGGCCAAACTACAGGTCCCCGCCGATATCGACGACCAAACCCTGCGGCAGCAGGCCTTGTCCGAGGAAAAAATCGCCAAGCTGCTCGACGACAAATCACCGAAAAAGGTGATCGTAGTGCAAAAGAAATTGGTGAATATTGTCCTGTAATCCATTCACGCCATGCTCGCCGCCGATCCTGGTCCCGGCCTCTGATCGCCGACTTGAAGGAAGGAATGCCATGCGAAACTTGCCATCGATCCAATGGGGGATCATCTTGCTCTGCCTGCTGCTGCTCAGTGGCTGCGGCTATTATTTTCCCCATGTCTATGAAGGCGGGCACAAGGTCATCTACATGCCCGCCTGGAAAAACCGGACCAATAAACTGAACCTGGACATGAAGATTTATCAGTCCCTGTCCCGTTGGTTTCAAAAGTCCCAATCGGTCGACCTGTCCAAGGAAAAGAGCGGTGCCGATTTTATCCTGGCGGGAGAGATTCTGTCCATCGATCTGCCCACCGTTTCCTGGAACAGTGTTTCCGACGCCACCGGTACCAAGGTGAACCTCACGGTTCGTTATGCCCTCAAGGATGTCCAATCAGGCAAGATCATCTGGGAAGTGCCCCGCAAGCTTTACACTGCCGATTATACGGTGCAAACGGCGACCAGCGCCGCCGATGACCAAGCCCTGGCCACCATCATCGAGGACATGTCGGAAAACATCTACCTGGGAACCCTCAATAAAATCCGCAAACAACAGGCTCAATCGCCACCGCCCAAGTGAACGTAACCCCAACGGTTGATCAAGGCGCCACGGAGCAGTCTGCGGCGCCTTTTTCTTTCCTTTTCA contains these protein-coding regions:
- the leuS gene encoding leucine--tRNA ligase is translated as MQINDKYDFKAIEQRWQQRWEQETTNKVSHQPGRPKYYVLEMFPYPSGRIHMGHVRNYSIGDVIARYKRMQGFNVLHPMGWDAFGLPAENAAMKRGIHPASWTYENIDYMRGQLKAMGLSYDWDRELATCGPEYYRWEQQLFLKMLERGLIYRKETTVNWCDDCQTVLAREQVIDGTCWRCDQPVLPKTMHGWFFKITDYAEELLADLDKLGGWPEKVVTMQRNWIGKSTGLACDFKVEGTDQTITIFTTRPDTIFGVTFMSLAVEHPLLKTLTAGKSQEAQVRTFIEETMVAKQRASLDQEVEKRGVFTGSYCTNPFTGERVPIYAANFVLMEYGTGAVMAVPAHDQRDFEFARKYDLPIRVVVQPEGDSLDPVTMTAASEGPGMLVASGAFTGMDSLSAQQAIIDHAHQAGFGRPHVTYRLRDWGISRQRYWGAPIPVIHCDSCGIVPVPESDLPILLPGAGEPKGSHSPLHQQEAFIATACPRCGKPARRETDTLDTFVESSWYFARYTNPGLDTAPIDREAAAYWLPVDQYIGGVEHAILHLLYARFFTKMLRDLGYLSVDEPFTNLLTQGMVIKDGAKMSKSKGNVVDPNELIQQYGADTVRLFSLFAAPPERDLEWNAQGVEGASRFLNRVYRLVVQNLSCFQQPAAVDLTALNEPSRALYRKTHQTIRRVTESIESNFHFNTAISGVMELVNLATTQTDEPIDPAVQRETLETILTLLFPMVPHFCEELWAISGHTRQLHHTSWPAFNIEAAKEDEITIVVQVNGKVRAKLQVPADIDDQTLRQQALSEEKIAKLLDDKSPKKVIVVQKKLVNIVL
- the lptE gene encoding LPS assembly lipoprotein LptE gives rise to the protein MRNLPSIQWGIILLCLLLLSGCGYYFPHVYEGGHKVIYMPAWKNRTNKLNLDMKIYQSLSRWFQKSQSVDLSKEKSGADFILAGEILSIDLPTVSWNSVSDATGTKVNLTVRYALKDVQSGKIIWEVPRKLYTADYTVQTATSAADDQALATIIEDMSENIYLGTLNKIRKQQAQSPPPK